A stretch of Paracoccus sp. MA DNA encodes these proteins:
- a CDS encoding bifunctional allantoicase/(S)-ureidoglycine aminohydrolase, whose protein sequence is MTAKTPTYAGPFAGLPPQTDLSTDTAIFTEAYAVIPASTMRDIVTSFLPGWTGMRMWMIARPLSGFAETFSQYIVELQPQGGSDRPEDDAGVQAAIFVTEGALSLTIDGQAHELEPGGFAYIPAGMAWSVRNGDATSRFHWWRKRWQPVEGLEKPEVIIANERDIAPIPMPDTNDSWATTRFMDPADLRHDMHITIVTFEPGGSIPFAETHVMEHGLFVIEGKAVYRLNRDWVEVGPGDFMWLRAFCPQCCYAGGPGNFRYLLYKDVNRHAPIWK, encoded by the coding sequence ATGACCGCCAAGACCCCGACCTATGCCGGGCCCTTCGCCGGCCTGCCGCCGCAGACCGACCTGTCCACCGACACCGCCATCTTCACCGAGGCCTATGCCGTCATTCCCGCCAGCACGATGCGCGACATCGTCACCAGCTTCCTGCCGGGCTGGACGGGGATGCGGATGTGGATGATCGCCCGGCCGCTCTCGGGCTTCGCCGAGACCTTCAGCCAGTATATCGTCGAATTGCAGCCGCAGGGCGGCTCGGACCGGCCCGAGGACGATGCGGGCGTGCAGGCGGCGATCTTCGTCACCGAAGGCGCGCTGAGCCTGACCATCGACGGCCAGGCGCATGAGCTGGAGCCCGGCGGCTTCGCCTATATCCCGGCCGGCATGGCCTGGTCGGTCCGGAACGGCGATGCGACCTCGCGCTTCCACTGGTGGCGCAAGCGCTGGCAGCCGGTGGAAGGGCTGGAAAAGCCCGAGGTGATCATCGCCAACGAGCGCGACATCGCCCCGATCCCGATGCCGGACACCAATGACAGCTGGGCCACCACCCGCTTCATGGATCCGGCGGACCTGCGCCACGACATGCATATCACCATCGTGACCTTCGAGCCGGGCGGCTCGATCCCCTTCGCCGAGACGCATGTGATGGAGCACGGGCTGTTCGTGATCGAGGGCAAGGCGGTCTATCGGCTGAACCGCGACTGGGTCGAGGTCGGCCCCGGCGACTTCATGTGGCTGCGCGCCTTCTGCCCGCAATGCTGCTATGCCGGCGGGCCGGGGAATTTCCGCTATCTGCTTTACAAGGACGTGAACCGGCACGCGCCGATCTGGAAGTAA
- the alkB gene encoding DNA oxidative demethylase AlkB, which produces MTIPWEGSMEPDLFGTRRDEPLGPGAMILRGFAPDPALLDDVARIAGLSPFRQMQTPGGRRIGVEMTNCGALGWVSDRRGYRYEPRDPLTGRPWPEMPPRFRQLAEEAAARAGFPGFRPDACLINRYRPGVKMGLHQDRDEADMAAPIVSVSLGLPATFQFGGPQRGDPVAKHALTHGDVVVWGGPARLNWHGILTLKPGEHPLTGAARINLTFRRAR; this is translated from the coding sequence ATGACAATCCCGTGGGAGGGCAGCATGGAGCCAGACCTGTTCGGAACCCGCCGCGACGAGCCCCTCGGCCCCGGCGCCATGATCCTGCGCGGCTTCGCGCCCGATCCCGCTCTCCTCGACGATGTCGCGCGCATCGCCGGCCTCTCGCCCTTCCGCCAGATGCAGACCCCCGGCGGGCGCAGGATCGGCGTCGAGATGACGAATTGCGGCGCGCTCGGCTGGGTCAGCGACCGCCGCGGCTATCGCTACGAACCGCGCGACCCGCTGACCGGCCGGCCCTGGCCCGAGATGCCGCCGCGCTTCCGGCAATTGGCCGAAGAAGCCGCCGCCCGGGCCGGCTTCCCCGGCTTCCGGCCCGATGCCTGCCTGATCAACCGCTATCGGCCGGGGGTAAAGATGGGCCTGCACCAGGACCGGGACGAGGCCGACATGGCCGCGCCCATCGTCTCGGTCTCGCTGGGCCTGCCGGCGACCTTCCAGTTCGGCGGGCCGCAGCGCGGCGACCCGGTGGCGAAGCACGCGCTGACCCACGGCGACGTGGTGGTCTGGGGCGGCCCGGCGCGGCTGAACTGGCACGGCATCCTGACCCTGAAGCCGGGGGAGCACCCGCTGACCGGCGCCGCCCGCATCAACCTGACCTTCCGCCGCGCCCGCTGA
- a CDS encoding DsbA family protein, whose translation MRRPLAAIALALLCALPLVPVQAQDHGGPEVAAIKEAVFNGPGLPVMGNERGDTVLVEFSDYNCGFCRKSAPEVAALLQADPGVRLVVHEIPIFGEGSRFAAEAALAAQAQGKYPEFHRALMAMRGKAEKASVLRVAREVGLDVVRLQRDMQAPEITQRIERSLELADEIGLVGTPSFIAGDRAVFGYLGKEDLAELVAEARGAR comes from the coding sequence ATGCGCCGCCCCCTTGCCGCAATCGCCCTGGCGCTGCTTTGCGCCCTGCCCCTGGTGCCGGTTCAGGCGCAGGATCACGGCGGGCCCGAGGTCGCGGCAATCAAGGAAGCGGTGTTCAACGGCCCCGGCCTACCGGTGATGGGCAATGAGCGGGGCGATACGGTGCTGGTCGAGTTCTCGGATTACAATTGCGGCTTTTGCCGCAAGAGCGCGCCGGAGGTGGCGGCGCTGCTGCAAGCGGATCCGGGCGTGCGGCTGGTGGTGCATGAGATCCCGATCTTCGGCGAGGGCTCGCGCTTTGCCGCCGAGGCGGCGCTGGCCGCGCAGGCGCAGGGCAAGTATCCCGAGTTTCACCGGGCCCTGATGGCGATGCGCGGCAAGGCCGAGAAGGCCTCGGTGCTGCGCGTCGCCCGCGAGGTCGGGCTGGACGTGGTGCGGCTGCAGCGCGACATGCAGGCGCCCGAGATCACGCAGAGGATCGAGCGCTCGCTGGAACTGGCCGACGAGATCGGGCTGGTCGGCACGCCCAGCTTCATCGCCGGGGACCGGGCGGTGTTCGGCTATCTGGGCAAGGAGGACCTGGCCGAACTGGTGGCCGAGGCGCGCGGCGCGCGATAG
- the trpB gene encoding tryptophan synthase subunit beta codes for MAEDLINSFMTGPDEQGRFGIFGGRFVSETLMPLILDLEAEYDRAKDDPSFWDEMDDLWKHYVGRPSPLYFAPRLTEELGGAKIYLKREELNHTGSHKINNVLGQILLARRMGKTRIIAETGAGQHGVATATVCARFGLKCIVYMGAHDVERQAPNVFRMRLLGAEVVPVTSGRGTLKDAMNDALRDWVTNVRDTFYCIGTVAGPHPYPAMVRDFQCIIGRETRRQLAEQEGEGRLPDSVVAAIGGGSNAMGLFHPFLDDPSVRIIGVEAGGKGVDARMQHCASLTGGRPGVLHGNRTYLLQDDEGQILEGHSISAGLDYPGIGPEHAWLKEQGRAEYVSVTDDEALAAFQTLCRLEGIIPALEPSHALAHVVKIAPELPKDHIMVVNLSGRGDKDIFTVAKHLGVDIRT; via the coding sequence ATGGCCGAAGACCTCATCAACAGCTTCATGACCGGCCCGGACGAACAGGGCCGCTTCGGCATCTTCGGCGGCCGTTTCGTTAGCGAGACCTTGATGCCGCTGATCCTCGACCTCGAGGCGGAATACGACCGCGCCAAGGACGACCCGAGCTTCTGGGACGAGATGGACGATCTGTGGAAGCATTACGTCGGCCGCCCCAGCCCGCTCTATTTCGCCCCGCGCCTGACCGAGGAACTGGGCGGCGCGAAGATCTACCTCAAGCGCGAAGAGCTGAACCACACCGGCAGCCACAAGATCAACAACGTGCTGGGCCAGATCCTGCTGGCGCGCCGCATGGGCAAGACCCGGATCATCGCTGAGACCGGCGCCGGCCAGCACGGCGTGGCGACGGCGACGGTCTGCGCCCGCTTCGGGCTGAAATGCATCGTCTACATGGGCGCCCATGACGTCGAGCGCCAGGCGCCGAACGTCTTCCGCATGCGGCTTCTGGGCGCCGAGGTGGTGCCGGTCACTTCTGGCCGCGGCACGCTTAAGGACGCGATGAACGACGCGCTGCGCGACTGGGTGACGAACGTGCGCGACACCTTCTATTGCATCGGCACGGTGGCCGGCCCGCATCCCTATCCGGCCATGGTGCGCGACTTCCAATGCATCATCGGCCGCGAGACCCGCCGGCAACTGGCCGAGCAGGAGGGCGAGGGGCGGCTGCCCGACAGCGTGGTCGCGGCGATCGGCGGCGGCTCGAACGCCATGGGCCTGTTCCACCCCTTCCTGGACGATCCCTCGGTGCGCATCATCGGCGTCGAGGCCGGCGGCAAGGGCGTCGACGCGCGCATGCAGCATTGCGCCAGCCTGACCGGCGGCCGCCCCGGCGTGCTGCACGGAAACCGCACCTATCTCCTGCAGGACGACGAGGGGCAGATCCTGGAAGGGCATTCGATCAGCGCCGGGCTCGACTATCCCGGCATCGGCCCGGAACATGCCTGGCTCAAGGAACAGGGCCGCGCCGAATATGTCAGCGTGACCGATGACGAGGCGCTGGCGGCCTTCCAGACCCTCTGCCGGCTGGAAGGCATCATCCCGGCGCTGGAGCCCAGCCATGCGCTCGCCCATGTCGTCAAGATCGCGCCCGAATTGCCCAAGGATCACATCATGGTGGTGAACCTGTCGGGCCGCGGCGACAAGGACATCTTCACCGTCGCCAAGCATCTCGGCGTCGACATCCGCACCTGA
- a CDS encoding GNAT family N-acetyltransferase: MTAAVAFREARRNEVPAVLALLRDDMLGQAREGDELGPYLAAWEAMQKEPGNQLIVGVIGDEVVACYQITVISGLSLSAARRAQIEGVRVRPDLRGRRVGEALIRDAEARARAAGCGLLQFTTNRSRADAHRFYDRLGFTPSHIGYKKPL, from the coding sequence GTGACCGCGGCCGTCGCCTTCCGCGAGGCCCGGCGCAACGAGGTTCCCGCTGTCCTTGCGCTTCTGCGCGACGATATGCTGGGCCAGGCGCGCGAGGGCGACGAGCTCGGCCCCTATCTCGCCGCCTGGGAGGCGATGCAGAAGGAACCGGGCAACCAGTTGATCGTCGGGGTGATCGGGGACGAGGTGGTCGCCTGCTACCAGATCACCGTCATCTCCGGCCTGTCGCTCTCCGCCGCCCGCCGCGCCCAGATCGAGGGGGTGCGCGTCCGTCCCGACCTGCGCGGCCGGCGCGTTGGCGAGGCGCTGATCCGCGATGCCGAGGCGCGCGCCCGCGCCGCCGGCTGCGGGCTTCTGCAATTCACCACCAACCGCAGCCGGGCCGACGCGCATCGCTTCTACGACAGGCTCGGCTTTACCCCTTCCCATATCGGATATAAGAAACCCCTCTGA
- a CDS encoding phosphoribosylanthranilate isomerase, protein MAVSVKICGLTEAAGLAAAVGAGARYVGFVFFPKSPRHVLPEAAAKLAAQVPLGVAKVGLFVNPDDAALDAVLARVPLDLIQLHGAETPARVAEVKARTSLPVMKAVGVAEPQDLDALWDYGLVADMLLIDAKPPKDAVLPGGNGLAFDWRLLAGRQILKPWLLAGGLTPENVHEAVRLTRAPAVDVSSGVESAPGVKDPDRIRRFIARATAPIL, encoded by the coding sequence ATGGCCGTTTCCGTCAAGATCTGCGGCCTGACCGAGGCCGCCGGCCTCGCCGCGGCGGTCGGGGCCGGGGCGCGCTATGTCGGCTTCGTCTTCTTCCCGAAATCACCGCGCCATGTCTTGCCCGAGGCGGCGGCAAAGCTTGCCGCGCAGGTGCCGCTGGGCGTGGCCAAGGTGGGCCTGTTCGTGAATCCCGATGACGCGGCGCTGGATGCGGTCCTCGCTCGCGTGCCGCTGGACCTGATCCAGCTGCACGGCGCCGAGACCCCCGCCCGGGTGGCCGAGGTCAAGGCGCGCACCAGCCTGCCGGTGATGAAGGCGGTGGGCGTGGCCGAGCCGCAGGATCTCGATGCGCTCTGGGACTACGGCCTCGTGGCCGACATGCTGCTGATCGACGCCAAGCCGCCGAAGGATGCCGTGCTGCCGGGCGGCAACGGCCTGGCCTTCGACTGGCGGCTGCTGGCCGGACGGCAGATTCTCAAGCCCTGGCTGCTTGCCGGCGGCCTGACGCCCGAGAACGTGCATGAGGCGGTGCGCCTGACCCGCGCGCCGGCGGTCGATGTCTCCTCCGGCGTCGAAAGCGCCCCCGGCGTCAAGGATCCTGACCGCATCCGCCGCTTCATCGCCCGCGCCACGGCGCCGATCCTGTGA
- a CDS encoding LapA family protein, whose translation MRAIRIFFIVILAIVLMLLAAANRDLVTISLMPESLAQFAGGRWSLTMPAFVALFLAMVFGVLVGLVWEWLRESHLRAESSRRAHDLAQLQREVGDLRRTHAAPRDDVLAILDEAARKPAAPAGSGSGSSLPAPR comes from the coding sequence ATGCGCGCGATCCGGATCTTCTTCATCGTCATTCTGGCCATCGTGCTGATGCTGCTGGCTGCGGCGAACCGCGATCTCGTCACCATCAGCCTGATGCCGGAAAGCCTGGCCCAGTTCGCCGGCGGGCGCTGGTCGCTGACCATGCCGGCCTTTGTCGCGCTGTTCCTGGCAATGGTCTTCGGCGTGCTGGTCGGGCTGGTCTGGGAATGGCTGCGCGAATCGCATCTGCGCGCCGAATCCAGCCGCCGGGCGCATGACCTCGCGCAGCTGCAGCGCGAAGTCGGGGATCTGCGCCGCACCCATGCCGCGCCGCGCGACGACGTGCTGGCGATCCTGGACGAGGCGGCGCGCAAGCCGGCGGCGCCTGCGGGCTCGGGCTCGGGCTCGTCGCTGCCCGCGCCCCGCTGA
- the ihfB gene encoding integration host factor subunit beta, whose translation MIRSELIQKISEENPHLFQRDVERIVNTVFEEIIDAMARGDRVELRGFGAFSVKKRDARQGRNPRTGETVSVDEKHVPFFKTGKLLRERLNGGAE comes from the coding sequence ATGATCCGATCCGAACTGATCCAGAAAATCTCCGAGGAAAACCCGCACCTGTTCCAGCGCGACGTCGAGCGGATCGTGAACACCGTGTTCGAGGAGATCATCGACGCCATGGCCCGCGGCGACCGGGTCGAGCTGCGCGGTTTCGGCGCCTTCTCGGTCAAGAAGCGCGACGCGCGGCAGGGCCGCAATCCGCGCACCGGCGAAACCGTCAGCGTGGACGAAAAGCATGTGCCCTTCTTCAAGACCGGCAAGCTCCTGCGCGAGCGGTTGAACGGCGGCGCCGAATAG
- the rpsA gene encoding 30S ribosomal protein S1 — MCAKATMEEFEALLNESLAIDTPEEGSVVKGKVIAIEAGQAIIDVGYKMEGRVDLKEFANPGEAPAIAIGDEVEVYLDRVENARGEASISREKARREEAWDRLEKAYAAEERVEGAIFGRVKGGFTVDLGGAVAFLPGSQVDVRPVRDAGPLMGLKQPFQILKMDRRRGNIVVSRRAILEESRAEQRAEVIANLTEGQTVEGVVKNITEYGAFVDLGGVDGLLHVTDMAWRRVNHPSEILSIGETVKVQVVKINKDTHRISLGMKQLQADPWDTVASKFPIGSVHTGRVTNITDYGAFVELEAGVEGLVHVSEMSWTKKNVHPGKIVSTSQEVDVMVLEIDEAKRRVSLGLKQTMRNPWEVFAETHPVGTVIEGEVKNITEFGLFVGLEGDIDGMVHLSDISWDTRGEEAIQDFRKGDVVKAVVQEVDIEKERISLSIKALENDAMAEAVEGVKRGSVITVTVTAIEDGGIEVEYNGMKSFIRRSDLARDRQDQRPERFQVGDHVDVRVTNIDTKTRRLGLSIKAREIAEEKEAVEQYGSSDSGASLGDILGAALKGRG; from the coding sequence ATGTGCGCTAAAGCGACCATGGAGGAATTCGAGGCCCTCCTGAACGAAAGCCTCGCCATCGACACGCCCGAAGAGGGCTCGGTCGTCAAGGGCAAGGTCATCGCCATCGAGGCGGGCCAGGCCATCATCGACGTCGGCTACAAGATGGAAGGCCGCGTCGATCTCAAGGAATTCGCAAATCCCGGCGAAGCCCCCGCCATCGCCATCGGCGATGAGGTCGAGGTCTATCTCGACCGCGTCGAGAACGCCCGCGGCGAGGCCAGCATCTCGCGCGAGAAAGCCCGCCGCGAAGAGGCCTGGGACCGCCTGGAGAAAGCCTATGCCGCGGAAGAGCGCGTCGAAGGCGCCATCTTCGGCCGCGTCAAGGGCGGCTTTACCGTCGACCTGGGCGGCGCCGTGGCCTTCCTGCCCGGCAGCCAGGTCGATGTCCGCCCCGTGCGCGACGCCGGCCCGCTGATGGGCCTGAAGCAGCCCTTCCAGATCCTCAAGATGGATCGCCGCCGCGGCAATATCGTCGTGTCGCGCCGCGCCATCCTGGAAGAGTCCCGCGCCGAACAGCGCGCCGAGGTCATCGCCAACCTGACCGAAGGCCAGACGGTCGAGGGCGTGGTCAAGAACATCACCGAATACGGCGCCTTCGTCGATCTGGGCGGTGTTGACGGCCTGCTGCACGTCACCGACATGGCCTGGCGCCGCGTCAACCACCCGTCCGAGATCCTGTCGATCGGCGAGACCGTCAAGGTCCAAGTCGTCAAGATCAACAAGGACACCCACCGCATCAGCCTGGGCATGAAGCAGCTGCAGGCCGATCCGTGGGATACCGTGGCCTCGAAGTTCCCGATCGGCTCGGTCCATACCGGCCGCGTGACCAACATCACCGATTACGGCGCCTTCGTGGAGCTGGAAGCCGGTGTCGAGGGCCTGGTGCACGTCTCGGAAATGAGCTGGACCAAGAAGAACGTCCATCCCGGCAAGATCGTCTCGACCTCGCAGGAAGTCGACGTCATGGTGCTGGAGATCGACGAAGCCAAGCGCCGCGTTTCGCTGGGTCTCAAGCAGACCATGCGCAACCCGTGGGAAGTCTTCGCCGAGACCCATCCGGTCGGCACCGTCATCGAGGGCGAGGTCAAGAACATCACCGAATTCGGTCTGTTCGTCGGCCTGGAAGGCGATATCGACGGCATGGTGCACCTGTCGGACATTAGCTGGGACACCCGCGGCGAGGAAGCCATCCAGGACTTCCGCAAGGGCGACGTGGTGAAGGCCGTGGTCCAGGAAGTCGACATCGAGAAGGAGCGCATCTCGCTCTCGATCAAGGCGCTGGAAAACGACGCCATGGCTGAAGCGGTCGAGGGCGTGAAGCGTGGCTCGGTCATCACCGTCACCGTGACGGCGATCGAGGACGGCGGCATCGAGGTCGAATACAACGGCATGAAGTCCTTCATCCGTCGTTCGGACCTGGCCCGCGACCGTCAGGACCAGCGCCCCGAGCGCTTCCAGGTCGGCGACCATGTCGACGTCCGCGTCACCAACATCGACACCAAGACCCGCCGCCTGGGCCTGTCGATCAAGGCGCGCGAGATCGCCGAAGAGAAGGAAGCCGTCGAACAGTATGGCAGCTCGGATTCGGGTGCCTCGCTGGGCGACATCCTGGGCGCCGCGCTCAAGGGCCGCGGCTGA
- a CDS encoding nitronate monooxygenase family protein — MNRRFQLSDLRVPVIQAPMAGTATPLLAAEVSRAGGMGSIGVAAATAAQAAAMMAETRERLGSDRYGVNLFCHRPAQADPAREAGWLDYLAPEFRRFGAEPPARIEEIYRSFLEDEEMLRAVLAARPVLVTFHFGLPPAGHIAALRDSGATLGATATSRAEALAIREAGLDLIIAQGYQAGGHRGIFDPDGPDDRLATEALLRELRDLGLPLVAAGGIMDGADAARCLGAGAAAVQMGTAFVACPESAANDAYRARLADAKPGDTVMTRAISGRPARGLANRLTALGEAEDAPPLPDYPITYDAAKRLQAVAGGSDYAAQWAGTGAPRARPMPAAALVALLEREIRAHFPGLGACQNGE; from the coding sequence ATGAACCGGCGTTTCCAGCTTTCCGATCTGCGGGTGCCGGTGATCCAGGCGCCGATGGCCGGCACCGCGACACCGCTTCTTGCCGCCGAGGTCAGCCGGGCAGGGGGGATGGGCTCGATCGGCGTGGCCGCCGCCACGGCGGCCCAGGCCGCGGCGATGATGGCCGAGACGCGGGAGCGGCTGGGCTCGGACCGCTATGGCGTCAATCTGTTCTGCCACCGCCCCGCCCAGGCCGATCCGGCGCGCGAGGCGGGCTGGCTCGACTACCTGGCGCCCGAGTTCCGCCGCTTCGGCGCCGAGCCCCCGGCCCGGATCGAGGAGATCTATCGCAGCTTCCTTGAAGATGAGGAGATGCTGCGCGCGGTGCTGGCGGCGCGGCCGGTGCTGGTCACCTTCCATTTCGGCCTGCCGCCGGCCGGGCACATCGCCGCGCTGCGCGACAGCGGCGCCACCCTGGGCGCCACCGCGACCTCTCGGGCCGAGGCGCTGGCGATCCGCGAGGCCGGGCTCGACCTGATCATCGCCCAGGGCTACCAGGCCGGGGGGCATCGCGGCATCTTCGATCCCGACGGCCCCGACGACCGGCTTGCGACCGAGGCGCTGCTGCGCGAGTTGCGCGACCTGGGCCTGCCTCTGGTCGCCGCCGGCGGCATCATGGACGGCGCCGATGCCGCGCGCTGCCTCGGGGCGGGCGCGGCCGCGGTGCAGATGGGCACCGCCTTCGTCGCCTGTCCGGAATCGGCGGCGAACGACGCCTATCGCGCCCGGCTGGCCGATGCGAAGCCGGGCGACACGGTGATGACCCGCGCCATTTCCGGCCGCCCGGCGCGCGGCCTCGCCAACCGGCTGACCGCGCTGGGCGAGGCCGAGGACGCGCCGCCCCTGCCGGATTACCCGATCACCTATGACGCGGCCAAGCGGCTGCAGGCGGTGGCTGGCGGCTCGGATTACGCGGCGCAATGGGCCGGAACCGGGGCGCCGCGCGCCCGTCCCATGCCCGCGGCCGCGCTTGTGGCGCTGCTCGAGCGCGAGATCCGGGCGCATTTCCCCGGTCTCGGCGCTTGCCAGAACGGCGAATGA
- a CDS encoding d(CMP) kinase — MRDPEPRSAPGRRRQNPRTPEDMPFTIAIDGPAASGKGTIARALARHFGFAHLDTGLLYRAVGAKGGDPVAAARALVPEDLARDDLRSAEAGQAASRVAAIPEVRAALVEFQRRFARSEPGAVLDGRDIGTVICPGAELKLYVTASDETRARRRALELGADEARILAELRERDARDAARDVAPMRPAEDALLFDTTEMSIDEAVAHAIARAQEAGA, encoded by the coding sequence ATGCGCGACCCCGAACCGAGGTCTGCGCCGGGCCGCCGCCGCCAGAACCCGAGGACCCCCGAGGACATGCCCTTCACCATCGCCATCGACGGACCCGCCGCCTCGGGCAAGGGAACCATCGCGCGGGCGCTTGCCCGGCATTTCGGCTTTGCCCATCTGGACACCGGGCTGCTTTATCGCGCGGTCGGCGCCAAGGGCGGCGATCCGGTCGCCGCCGCCCGCGCGCTGGTCCCCGAGGACCTGGCCCGCGACGACCTGCGCAGCGCCGAGGCCGGGCAGGCCGCCAGCCGCGTCGCCGCCATCCCCGAGGTGCGCGCGGCGCTGGTCGAGTTCCAGCGCCGCTTTGCCCGCTCCGAGCCCGGCGCGGTGCTGGACGGGCGCGACATCGGCACGGTGATTTGCCCCGGGGCCGAGCTGAAGCTCTATGTCACCGCCAGCGACGAGACCCGCGCCCGCCGCCGGGCGCTGGAACTGGGCGCCGACGAGGCGCGCATCCTGGCCGAGCTGCGCGAGCGAGACGCCCGCGACGCCGCCCGCGACGTGGCACCGATGCGCCCGGCCGAGGATGCGCTGCTGTTCGACACCACCGAGATGAGCATCGACGAGGCCGTCGCCCACGCCATCGCCCGCGCGCAGGAGGCAGGGGCATGA
- a CDS encoding response regulator: MRWQGAEMALTVLVQHANSELREQVAAVLEAAGMVVRRAADGAEGLAALEAGPADAILTGLNMPQLDGFGFIEAVRRHDRLRAIPILVMAVSAAPELKTRARNAGAAGWLPHPLDPARLVETVRIVTA, translated from the coding sequence GTGCGGTGGCAGGGGGCCGAGATGGCGCTGACGGTGCTGGTCCAGCATGCCAACAGCGAGCTGCGCGAGCAGGTCGCCGCGGTGCTGGAGGCGGCCGGGATGGTGGTGCGGCGGGCCGCCGACGGCGCCGAGGGGCTGGCCGCGCTGGAGGCGGGTCCGGCGGACGCCATCCTGACCGGCCTCAACATGCCGCAGCTGGACGGTTTCGGCTTCATCGAGGCGGTGCGGCGCCACGACCGGCTGCGGGCGATCCCGATCCTGGTCATGGCGGTCTCGGCCGCGCCCGAGCTCAAGACCCGCGCCCGCAATGCCGGGGCTGCGGGCTGGCTGCCGCATCCGCTCGACCCCGCCCGGCTGGTCGAGACGGTGCGCATCGTCACCGCCTGA
- the rpsB gene encoding 30S ribosomal protein S2, translated as MDMALPEFSMRQLLEAGVHYGHQTQRWNPRMAEFIYGERNGIHIVDLTQTVPMLDAALQVVRDTVAKGGRVLFVGTKRQAQKAVAEAAEKSAQYYMNHRWLGGTLTNWKTVSQSIQRLKALDETLSSGAEGLTKKERLQMEREQAKLQASLGGIREMGGLPDLLFVIDVNKEDLAILEAKKLGIPVVAVVDTNCSPKGVDYIIPGNDDAARAIALYCDLASRAALDGMTAQMGAAGVDLGALEAGVEEELAGETAEEAAQA; from the coding sequence ATGGACATGGCGCTTCCCGAATTCTCCATGCGTCAGCTGCTTGAAGCTGGCGTTCATTACGGCCACCAGACCCAGCGCTGGAACCCCCGCATGGCCGAGTTCATCTATGGTGAACGCAACGGCATCCACATCGTCGACCTGACCCAGACCGTGCCGATGCTGGACGCGGCGCTGCAGGTCGTGCGCGACACCGTCGCCAAGGGCGGCCGGGTTCTGTTCGTCGGCACCAAGCGCCAGGCCCAGAAGGCCGTGGCCGAGGCCGCCGAGAAATCGGCCCAATATTACATGAACCACCGCTGGCTGGGCGGCACGCTGACCAACTGGAAGACCGTCTCGCAGTCGATCCAGCGCCTGAAGGCGCTCGACGAGACGCTGTCCTCGGGCGCCGAGGGCCTGACCAAGAAAGAGCGGCTGCAGATGGAACGCGAGCAGGCCAAGCTGCAGGCCTCGCTGGGCGGCATCCGCGAAATGGGCGGCCTGCCGGACCTGCTGTTCGTCATCGACGTGAACAAGGAAGACCTGGCCATCCTGGAAGCCAAGAAGCTGGGCATCCCGGTCGTCGCCGTGGTCGATACCAACTGCTCGCCCAAGGGCGTCGACTACATCATCCCGGGCAATGACGACGCCGCCCGCGCCATCGCGCTGTATTGCGACCTGGCCTCGCGCGCCGCGCTGGACGGCATGACCGCCCAGATGGGCGCCGCCGGCGTGGACCTGGGCGCGCTGGAAGCGGGCGTCGAGGAAGAGCTGGCCGGCGAGACCGCCGAAGAAGCCGCCCAAGCCTGA